Proteins encoded by one window of Candidatus Zixiibacteriota bacterium:
- a CDS encoding 4Fe-4S binding protein has product MPNTLTDTRTTTPKRRRTSVQKFRFYSQLFSLAINVWIGVQFYLFVVFLERGGDALYVPRPAGVEGWLPISSLVSLRYWWETGIVNNIHPAGLMIFAVILLVALLFKKGFCSWVCPIGFVSEILGDISDKIFKRRIKPWVWLDYPLRSLKYILLGFFIWAVLIQMTPESTKAFVYSNYNVVADILMLRFFTDISTFALSVIAALFLLSLVVRGFWCRYLCPYGGLLGILNFISPTRIIRDKDKCIDCAACARVCPTFIKVDKVGEVRSDECTGCLACVDSCPVPQTLQVHLVSKKRPFSKIKWAAALVIIFWGSLLVFKLVGPWDNSVTTTEYIQHMPAIRTGQYMHP; this is encoded by the coding sequence ATGCCCAATACGTTGACCGATACCCGAACGACAACGCCGAAGAGACGGCGAACATCGGTGCAGAAATTCCGCTTTTACAGCCAACTGTTTTCGCTGGCTATCAATGTGTGGATCGGGGTGCAGTTTTACCTGTTCGTGGTGTTTCTGGAGAGAGGGGGAGACGCGCTTTATGTGCCGCGTCCGGCGGGCGTTGAAGGGTGGCTTCCTATCAGCTCGCTGGTTTCGCTGAGGTACTGGTGGGAGACCGGCATCGTGAACAATATCCATCCGGCGGGCCTGATGATTTTTGCGGTAATTCTGCTGGTGGCCCTGCTTTTCAAGAAGGGGTTTTGTTCGTGGGTGTGCCCGATCGGGTTTGTCTCGGAAATTCTCGGTGATATATCAGACAAGATCTTCAAGCGACGCATCAAGCCGTGGGTGTGGCTGGATTATCCGCTAAGGTCGCTCAAGTATATTCTGCTCGGATTCTTTATCTGGGCGGTGCTGATTCAGATGACGCCGGAATCGACGAAAGCATTCGTTTATTCAAACTACAATGTCGTGGCGGATATTTTGATGCTGCGCTTCTTTACTGATATCAGCACGTTTGCGCTAAGTGTGATTGCGGCTTTGTTTCTGCTGTCGCTGGTGGTGCGGGGATTCTGGTGCCGGTATTTGTGTCCTTACGGAGGACTTCTGGGCATTCTTAATTTCATCTCGCCGACAAGAATTATCCGCGACAAAGACAAATGCATCGATTGCGCGGCGTGCGCTCGGGTGTGCCCGACTTTCATAAAGGTCGATAAGGTTGGCGAAGTGCGCTCGGATGAATGCACGGGGTGCCTGGCCTGCGTGGATAGCTGCCCGGTGCCGCAAACCCTGCAGGTACATCTGGTGTCGAAAAAGAGGCCGTTTTCCAAGATCAAGTGGGCGGCGGCGCTGGTGATAATTTTCTGGGGGAGTCTCTTGGTTTTCAAGTTAGTTGGACCGTGGGATAACAGCGTGACCACGACCGAGTATATTCAGCACATGCCGGCTATCAGAACAGGGCAGTATATGCATCCGTAG
- a CDS encoding class I SAM-dependent methyltransferase, whose protein sequence is MAKKRRSFFDVYPEEYDILTNAKQREGYHRKEVRAIADEFEPKSVMDAGCATGLTSRLFAELGISTVGLDRAKPMLEIARRNGSTNNKLLSYMYGTFEGLPKKLHGKFELVVCLANAIAGVGTMKMLGQSLRNFRDVLSPGGTLLIQMLNYAALREGEIMPVRATENNGIVLERFSERRGKRLYLYVTRVDLKSDNPVVEVFRSEFDNFTPKEVENSLKKVGFTSIRRYNDLYLKKPFSKSSRDLVITARRAD, encoded by the coding sequence ATGGCTAAAAAGCGGCGTTCATTTTTCGATGTCTATCCTGAAGAGTACGATATTCTGACAAACGCGAAACAGCGGGAGGGGTATCATCGCAAGGAGGTCCGGGCGATTGCCGATGAGTTCGAACCCAAGTCGGTTATGGATGCCGGCTGCGCCACCGGGTTGACATCGCGGCTGTTTGCCGAACTGGGGATAAGCACGGTTGGGCTGGACCGAGCTAAACCGATGCTTGAGATAGCAAGGCGCAACGGTAGCACCAACAACAAGTTATTGTCGTATATGTATGGTACTTTTGAAGGGCTGCCCAAGAAGCTTCATGGGAAATTCGAGCTGGTGGTTTGTCTGGCCAATGCCATCGCGGGGGTGGGGACGATGAAAATGCTCGGCCAGTCGCTTCGAAATTTTCGCGATGTTCTCAGTCCTGGCGGGACTTTACTGATTCAAATGCTGAATTATGCCGCGCTCAGAGAGGGCGAGATTATGCCGGTGAGGGCGACCGAGAACAACGGCATAGTCCTTGAGCGATTCAGCGAGCGGCGGGGAAAGCGGCTTTATCTTTATGTCACGCGGGTTGATTTGAAATCCGATAATCCGGTCGTTGAAGTTTTCCGTAGCGAGTTTGACAATTTCACGCCAAAGGAGGTTGAGAACAGTTTGAAGAAGGTTGGGTTTACCTCTATTCGTCGGTATAATGATCTGTATTTGAAGAAGCCGTTCAGTAAGTCATCGCGGGATCTGGTCATCACGGCCCGTCGGGCCGATTGA